The following proteins are encoded in a genomic region of Mesoplodon densirostris isolate mMesDen1 chromosome 12, mMesDen1 primary haplotype, whole genome shotgun sequence:
- the CALHM6 gene encoding calcium homeostasis modulator protein 6 yields MEKFQAVLDLHLKHRNALGYGLVSLLTAGGERIFSTAVFQCPCSAAWNLPYGLVFLLVPALALFLLGYVLSARTWRLLTGCCAPGARTGCGAALRGALVCAQLSAAAAVAPLTWVAVALLGGSFYECAASGSAFVARRLCFGRSPGCAAQLPLVPCRQVQAPDVQDLQKELKAQSQVLGWVLIAVVIIVLLIFTSITRCLSPVSFLQLKFWKIYLEQEQRILKSQATEHATELAKENIKCFFECSHPKEYNTPSIKDWQQISSLYTFNPKEQYYSILHKYVNRKEKNRSIRSSEEDAVVPVLGFVDSSDMNSTPDL; encoded by the exons ATGGAGAAGTTTCAGGCGGTGCTGGACCTGCACCTCAAGCACCGCAATGCGCTGGGTTACGGCCTGGTGAGCCTGCTGACGGCGGGCGGGGAGCGCATCTTCTCCACCGCGGTGTTCCAGTGCCCGTGCAGCGCCGCCTGGAACCTGCCCTACGGCCTGGTCTTCCTGCTGGTGCCGGCGCTGGCGCTCTTCCTCCTGGGCTACGTGCTGAGCGCGCGCACCTGGCGCCTGCTAACCGGCTGCTGCGCGCCGGGCGCGCGCACTGGCTGCGGCGCAGCGCTGCGCGGGGCCCTGGTGTGCGCGCAGCTCAGCGCTGCCGCTGCGGTCGCGCCGCTCACCTGGGTGGCCGTGGCGCTGCTCGGGGGCTCCTTCTACGAGTGCGCCGCCAGCGGGAGCGCCTTCGTGGCGCGGCGCCTGTGCTTCGGCCGCAGCCCCGGCTGCGCGGCCCAGCTGCCGCTGGTGCCCTGCCGTCAGGTCCAGGCGCCCGACGTGCAGGACCTGCAGAAGGAGCTCAAGGCCCAGTCGCAG GTGTTGGGCTGGGTCCTGATAGCAGTTGTTATCATCGTCCTCCTGATTTTTACATCCATCACCCGATGCCTATCTCCAGTTAGCTTCCTGCAGCTGAAATTTTGGAAAATCTATTTGGAACAGGAGCAGCGGATCCTTAAAAGTCAAGCCACAGAACATGCAACCGAACTGGCAAAAGAAAATATCAAGTGTTTCTTTGAGTGTTCACATCCAAAGGAATACAACACTCCAAGCATAAAAGACTGGCAGCAAATTTCATCACTATATACTTTCAATCCAAAGGAACAGTACTACAGCATTTTGCACAAATATGtgaacagaaaagagaagaatcGAAGTATCAGATCTTCTGAAGAAGATGCAGTGGTTCCTGTTCTTGGCTTTGTAGATTCATCTGATATGAACAGCACTCCAGACTTATGA